Within Porites lutea chromosome 2, jaPorLute2.1, whole genome shotgun sequence, the genomic segment AACTTGTAAAGAGGACAATAGTAAATTGACTGTAAATaattaatgtacatgtacaagcaTGAACTTCTTGGGGACATTGTAAGAACTTCTTTGCTATTAATGTCACTAATGTCATATAAGCCAGCCAGTGCATCAACTTTTAGTTTTGACGTAACAAATGCAAACGATGACGTTTTATTGGACCAAATAAAatgtttaacccattcgcccctgaaccgcccatAATCGCctgtgcggatccacgtcctttctaccctttgtgcccagcaagagaaaaaaaaaatgaggcaagaaaagcgaaaaaagaggggaggagagaaagcgaaaagaaaaagtcaagactgctgtgtcacttttaaacccaaaaactatctcaaaattttgctttctgtgcatgcccgaacttcgcaagctgatattttgcatctggatcagaaggccgtgaagtgtacgacctgtaaaccggtttgtgataagttttagctctttatagctggacagtgaccagaaaaccactcgagtaccttcaaaacgcgtttttcggcaaaatctccaggagccaATGGGTTAATTAAATAATACTGTGAATGCTCAAAATGCGGAATTAAAGTGCCTCTCAAtccaaaatttttgcaaaattgcattaagtgTTGTGACATATGCAAACCATCAAATCATGAAATTATCCTATCGCTGTAATAAGGTACAGTGCAGCCTGCTTACATTATACCTTGTAGTAATGCCTTGACTTGTGGTGGCTGCCAAAACGCAGTATCCAGGAATAACCATCCCTGCATGAGCCAAACAGCATCTGGGTCCCCGGCCAAGATCCCTTCATACACAGCTCTACTGGCATTGGACAGGTACGCTGGATCACTTGACCGTGGGGTCATCTCATTGAAAGTATCAGTGTTGTAGATATGATTAGTTCCAAATTCAGAGATCAGTTCCTTAATAAATGCTCCACCAATTTGCTGCAAGTAGCAGTAACAAAGTAATATCAACacacatcaggggcacccaacgagaatatacttcaaaaccacttaaacatagcattgttaaacgtgttttagtatttgaaaagtggatatgggcatatttttatcccctataaatttttcatctgttcggatttcctagctgaaagtctagtgatccgaaaattataggaatcaaaCTTAcgtgttcgaaaatttcagccagaaaaaaggcttccgaaaattttaggtgaccttttagggtaaaaatctgttgaaaatgggcaattttaccattttttagatgttcgaaaatcctaggagaggcaggcaagcaataaattttacaacaaatgttctgaaaattctcgatctcaaatcgtcttccaaacagatatttttcctaaaattgtcgttgggtgcccctgacacaTTTTCTCCACACTGTTCTGAAAACACTGTTACTACTAAGAAGATTTCTTTGGTGATCTCTTCGACCTTTTACTCTCATGATCTTAATGTCTAAAAAGGAGagatttaaaagagaaaattagaTGCAGGTTATTagccattattattcattcaaaatatttccccaattctgattggctaaaagcacacacataattcaccacacccagttactgatgaccaaatttgaaagaattttgtgtttaatgaggaaatgacatcaaaaatgcagccttttACAAGACCTGGGGGCGaaattgagttgttttcgttgtaacaagtaaaatggcggacacttccttcgttttaagagtaagaactacagctggagcTAGGcaaaataatggctaaaaacatcgCAAAAACAGCAAGATGACAACTCGGAGGGCAATATCTGCTATTCGGAGactatttgcggagctggacaaacctaaatgtaaactatcgaagataaacttaacatcaatgcaggtaagcttgttttagctatgtttttaaactacgaattattttgaatgaactataaagcaatgattgaattcggctttcgcagcatgatcatatgaagaattatggagatcttggagggtaATATGTAACATGTAAAGGGAAGCTACAGGCGTACCTTGAAAGAAGGTTCAGTAGGATTTAAGGAATATGTGTAAAGGTATGTGCTATTGAATTGAATTGGTTCTGACTTGTAAGCCTTATAACATTAGTTTTTGGATAAAATCTTAACAAACCATCAGGAACATGTCCACCAAAAGCTGGTACCACAGGCATCACGCGAAACAATTGCATCCAATCTAAGATTTTAAGCTGCAAAACCAACTGATTTGAATGCCAAAAAGTTGATGCAGGACTTTACCAGCCTCTGGATGGCTTTTTGAAACTGCAATTTTTTGTACCTGGATTTGTAGACAGGTTGTTAAATCACTATAAAGCACAATTTCAAAAAGATGCACTGTTTCAATGAGCAGACTCACTGGTTTTGTGTGGATGGAAAGCCggtttgtgtaaaaaaaaattgtggattaAAAAGTATCCAGATTCTTGAAGACAGGGCCCAATAATACCGATTCATGACCTGTgagaaaagccaaaaaatgtgttttcaagTTAACTCACCTGAAAAAGTGAATCACTTGGATCTAAAAGGTATGTGCAACAGTATGTACTGTTGAAATGACCCCAGTCACCAAGTCGACTAACATTAGCATTTGGATAGACTCTCAAAAGACCATTTGGAACATGCCCAGCAAAAGCTGGTAACACAGGAGTCATGCCAAACTCTCGCATCCGGTCCAAGATTTTATGCTGCAAAGCCAACTGATTTGAATGCCAAGAAGATGAAAGAGGACCTCCCCAGCCTCTAATATTACCCATCCGTGACCTGAAACAAAAGTTATTTATAGAatagtaattattattctttattGTTCTTATTCAAGAAGAGAGGAATCTTGCAAATTTTTAcgataaaaacatttttttactttaggcAGTGTACAGAAGGTTAAATTAGAAGAAATCTCTACGGGTATAgatatttttccaaaacaaaataatttaccAACCATACTATGATAAACCACTATGATTGACTCGGCAATGGTCAGAGAATAAAACCAAAATGAACTTCAGTGACAATCCCGTTGAAATGGACATCCATATTGCTCCCTGCCATTCTTCATCTACCTTCTTTGTTGACTCTCTATTTAAGGCATACACCCTTCTAAATCAGTGTCTGGAAATCCCAAATGGTAAAAAGGGGTTTTCCTTAAGTAATCCAAATTTGACTGataaatcaggaaaattcagcaGTGTGTACCATGCATAATCTCTAAGAGAGGAGTTTGGAGCCAAGCAATTGGAGGATTGGTACTGaaacagcatgcaaagaaagtcatgtctggCAATaacctggggctagtggattttgcaatAATTTACATTATTGGGCTAGTttattctgttcttaacttgcccaaagggcaagtgaagttttttgggaCATTCAAAtgacagaagaactgtaattaATGCTGCTcatcaaacatttttttaggcTACTTAAAAGACTCTTGGGCTAGTTCATACTAGCAACAACTTGTCCAAATGGCAAGCCGCAAAatcaactttctttgcaccctgtgaaACTATTACAAACGATCATCAACATAAGAAACAGTAAACATCTTCAATACCAGGAATGATTGTTGACTATTGTAGAAAATCTGGGACAAGTCCAGGAAAATAGAAACACGTCCAATTATTGTTCCAGTTAGTCACTGGCCATCCCATATGATTGAGGATGTCTGGAATTTTGTATTGTCATTGGTAAAATCTGAGATGGTTGGAAAAAGATTATCTgggatttttccttgaaatatGAAAACCTGAGTGCCAGTCCCACTCCCATTGCCAGTCCTTCTTAGGAAGAGTTGACTCTAAATGTTTCTAAACATACCACGCAAGAAAAGCTGGTCCCCCAAAATGATGATCAAGCTCTTGTTGTGTAAGATTCATCCTCAGGTAAACTCTTTGCCATATTGCCTCCTGTCCATTAAATGCCAGGGGTAAATTAATGCCATTTATAGCCATCCAGTCAATCTCACGTTCCCAACGTGTCCAGTTCCACCACGCAAAAGAGTAGCTTACTGTGCACACATTCTGGTAATAGCGGAACCTACCAGGAAGGAAGTGTGATTATAGCAAGTAGAGTAAAACAAATATTCAACTTTTTAATTCAGTCAATGTGGATATACACAGGCAACCAACTTATCAGAActttaaacaaataatagttATCTTGTATTCTTCCAAAAAGTGAAAATAGGGCAGATAGGGCCCTCTTTTAAAAGGCCTATCAGTACATAGGGACATGTTGCAGACCTCTTTTTCCAGAATATAGTATATAATGCTAGGTCATTGGGTCCTAAGCAGGATCTTTAattctagaaaataaaaaataaagcatGTAGTTTGTCAGCACCCAAAATTGGGAAAACTACCCACCCACTGCCCCTGGGGACCATTACATGTACATTCCAGTCTCCCAATACGATGAGAATTTCTGAAGGGGTCACCTCTGAGAAACGACCAAGGTCTCTTACTCATTTTTGTGGGACAAGAAGCCCCAGTCATCTCTTTCACTGTACCTTCCTTGAAAAACCTTGGAGCAACTTCAGAATACTTAGCCACTTTGACAATATCAATCAACTGCTCCCATGGTACCACAGTGATTAAGTAAACAGGCTTTCAGTTCACCCTCCTGCAGTCTTGTTGTCTTATAGTCAACAAAACTACTTAACGCAAGTATTTGAATGACTGCTCCCACGTGCGGTCTAGTCCCTCAGTCCTGTTGATGATGAATCACGTGGCTTCAAGAACGAAGATCCAAACACATAGAATTATGAATTACGATCTTTGAAGGCTTAAAGAAtgacctggggggggggggggggggtactcccttatataagctatataggtatgtgccgatCCATCAGGTAGAGTTTTTGctccgttttggtctgaaaacgggtatacactttgcccattttggtctggaatcgggcaTGGTGTTTGAAGGAACTACTGTACTATTGTATGAACGTCTTTATCATTTCAACTCCAAAtgattaagaaagaaagaaaaatatgcgaatttgaaatggatttgaagaactTCTTTGCTTGCGCtttaatctaagtaatgatgacataatttctgcctaaaggccaggtctgaaaatgggcaTGGAATTTaaaggtctggtctgaaaatgggtgtggaaagttacaatttttggtctgaaatcaggtcacgatttggagaaccgggcagcacacctccaccaagaattcccaggagtaccccccccccccgggaagaATGATAAAGGATACATTCACAGTCTGActttttttgcataattttgttatgttaaaaaatataatttgacGACTGCAAAACTGCAAGCAGAAGCATCTTTTACAGATGTATATGAAGTGGCCAGGTATTCTGAAGTTTAGCCACAGACTCTCCTTTGGGAGATACACAACGTAGAAGACTCAATGTTTCTTGACAGAATACCTGTTTGGACTGGTTACTTTCACAGGACTTCTCACAACTGGAAACGGTTCCGGTATCTTAAGCTGATCACCGCTCCAAGACACATGCCCAAAACATCTGTACTTGAGAAAATGTCCAAATCCTAGCGCCGCTGCAACCCCACTCGTACTCGTAATGACGAgtttttcatcttcttcattGGTAAAGTATTCAAACGTATCCAGATCTTGCTGAAATCCAGAGCTGGCATTTACTATTATGGTGAATTTAGAGGCGTAGCTCGGACCAATTAATCTTGTTATGAGGTCTATGACAGCTTGTTCTTGCACGGCTGCCGGAGTTTTTGTCTTGATGTGAGAAAATTGCTTAAATCTAGAGCTGTCAACGTTAACTCCGCTGATAAAAGGAGTCAAAACAGCACCAATTACAAGCAAAAAGCAGGCGGTTCGAAAAGACATCTTTTTGCTGTCCCCCATTCCGATGCTGGATTCCCCCTCTCATCACGTGAGTTGAGACTGGTCTAGGCTTAGGGCTTGGCTGCTAAGCCATCTGCGTGGCTGCGAAGTCGCACCACAACTATTCCGGcctaaaagaaaatgtttaagaATGTCTTCGCGTGTTTTGAGGAAACTACAGGGTGAGAAGGAActagaaattttacaaaatgaagaagaggaagaagatgaATTGAACTTCACGTCGGCTAAgtcaaaaaagaaacagaaagt encodes:
- the LOC140927523 gene encoding alpha-N-acetylglucosaminidase-like yields the protein MGDSKKMSFRTACFLLVIGAVLTPFISGVNVDSSRFKQFSHIKTKTPAAVQEQAVIDLITRLIGPSYASKFTIIVNASSGFQQDLDTFEYFTNEEDEKLVITSTSGVAAALGFGHFLKYRCFGHVSWSGDQLKIPEPFPVVRSPVKVTSPNRFRYYQNVCTVSYSFAWWNWTRWEREIDWMAINGINLPLAFNGQEAIWQRVYLRMNLTQQELDHHFGGPAFLAWSRMGNIRGWGGPLSSSWHSNQLALQHKILDRMREFGMTPVLPAFAGHVPNGLLRVYPNANVSRLGDWGHFNSTYCCTYLLDPSDSLFQQIGGAFIKELISEFGTNHIYNTDTFNEMTPRSSDPAYLSNASRAVYEGILAGDPDAVWLMQGWLFLDTAFWQPPQVKALLQGVPQGKMIVLDLYAEASPVWQRTESFYGQPFIWCMLHNFGGNIGLYGELSSIATGPINATSAKGSTMIGTGITPEGIEQNDVVYLLMNEMGWRSETVNVSQWLEAYSQRRYGGVNEYTQQAWKLLGRSVYSATFGRGHTHSVIVNKPSLTLKFTEWYEPEDVWEAWDALVMAADTFEMVDPFRYDLVDVTRQSLQLLAITPYNNLVDGYINNSTSAVQAAALQLYEIFTDMDAILSSNQYFLLGGHWLNPAKALATNAQERTLYEYNARIQITLWGPNANIEDYANKMWGGLVSSYYQQRWVLFVSFLLDSISQKVPFDKNKFDAALFDQETKWTLGNELYPDKPAGDTVTIAKMLHGKYRPTTA